The Mauremys reevesii isolate NIE-2019 linkage group 7, ASM1616193v1, whole genome shotgun sequence genome includes the window tttatatgtatagttgggattatattttccaatgtgcattactttgtatttattaacactgaattttcatctgcaattttgttgcctagtcacccagtttgtgagatccttttgtagctcctTTTCCAATCTGCcggggtcttaactatctttagtaattttgtattgtctgaaaattttgccacctcactatttaccccttttttcagataatttatgaatatgttgaacaggactgggcccagtatagagccctgggggacaccactatttacctctctccattctgaaaatggatcatttattcctatgctttgtttcctatcttttaaccagttaccagtccaggAGAGgaccctcttatcccatgacagcttactttgcttaagagcctttggtgagggaccttgttaaaggctttctgaatatctaagtacactatatccactggatcccccttgtccacatgcttattgacctccctcaaagaattctagtagattggtgaggcatgatttccctttataaaaactatgttgactcttccccaacaaattatgttcatctatgtgtctgccagccattagtttaaaaactgctctatgacctttttaagtgccagcaatctggttccattttggtttaggtgaagcccatccttcctgtataggctccacCTAAAGAGTGCTGCCAGCACTGATTTTTCCAGTCTGACCCCTGCTTCGGATACACAGATCCAGCCCCATTTTCATGGATCTGTCCCATCTCATTAACTTAACTTTCGGAGCTCTGGGGCCAGCATGGCTACATCACATGGAGACAGTATCCCAGTGGAGCAGCACAGGCACTGTGTGACACAGAAGACACACCCTGGCTGTGCAGAGCCCAGTCCCAGGGGAGCCACTTTAGGCTCCAGGGTGGTGTCTGGAAACCCCATTAGTGTGTGTTGGTGCAAGTATTGTGGTCTTGTGACTTCACTGACACCACAACCAAACACTATGACACAGCACAACAGCCAGAACCGTGCAAGGCAACTACCAGAGTCTCCCCAGTACCAGCTAAACCTTGGGCAGTGGGATGCAAGTGCCTTGTGACGCACTCATCTTCTGGGGTGAGACCTGTGGGCTGCAGCTCAGCTCCTTTAGGCTAATGGAACATTCTACTACAAGAACAAAGCCCATGTGCAGGAGTCAGCACTTTCTCAAGAGCCAGCAGAGTGTGGAACGAGCTCCCAAAGACAGTAAGGACCATCGCAAACCTCAGTCACTTCCACTCCAAGTGTCAAGTTTACCTTTTCAACCTGCAGCCCCTATCATAACCACAgaggcttagggtatgtctacactacccgccggataaCTAAATCGATTCCCAAGTGCTCttctgttgactcctgtactccaccattGCGAGAGACGCAGGTGGaatcgacaggggagcggcagcagtcgactcaccgcagtgaagacaccgccgTGAGTAGGTCGAATTACGTcaaacgtagctgaagttgtgtaacttagatcgatatctcccccgccccagtgtagaccaggccttgtaACCCGGCcagatttgggcagattttcacaggcacATCCCTGATGCTACACCAACCGCCCTGCTAAGTTTCACAGGTGCATGACACCTCTGAACGAAAAACATTGACTCAAGAATTTTTTTATGTGGTCAAGAATAACAACTTTTCCCCAGCTTCATTTTCAGAAGCGCCTGCACCCACCAGTCTGAAATCCCCCTTCGCCCCTCCCAACATAAGCACAACCAGCTGGAAGCAGCACTCAGCGTGGCCAAACAAGTGAAGTCTGACAACATCAGCAGCTGGAGACAAGTCTTCCATGGGCTCCTGCCCTCCAGGGAAGGCAAAGCTGTAAAGGATGGCGCCTCCGTACTAGTTTTGGTCCAAGCGGCTCACCATATTCGCAGGGCAAGGGGACGTTCGGCCCGGGGATTTGCTGAACCCGCTCAATGCACTGACGGGCGGAAGCGAGGCAGAGACAACCCCTAGGGCCGCTTCAGTCTCTTCTCGCGATAACAGTGGGTAGCTCCGCCCCCTGCGCCCGGCCGTGAGGGGGCGGTCCCAGCTTTGATTGGACAGACAAGGTGGCACGCAGTGACGTCGCGGGCGACCGGCCGAGGGCAGGGGCGAGATGGCGGCTGCCGTAGGGGCTCTGAGGAGGCTGGTGCGATGCGGGCCCCAGCAGGTAGGGCCGGGCCGgctgcccccgcccgccccgctctCCGCCGGCTCCGCGTTAACGCCTGTCCCCGTCTCTCCGCAGGGCCTggggcggctgctgctgcagctgcgccGCGGGATTCACGGCTCCGCGCCGGCCGCCGTCCAGGTACCGGGGTCACGGCGCGcgccgggggggggcagcccagccccccccccaacataccCCCCCTCCCGCGCGGGCGGGAGGACAGAGCCTGGGGGCCGGGGGGCGCCGCCCATCCCCCCCGCCCCGTGTGCTCTGGGTGCTGCCCGCCCCGCGTCCCCTGAGGTCAGGACAGGGCGGGCGCTTGGCTGAGGCGCTGTGACACCGGCTGAATCCTGCATCCCGTGGCCAGGTGGCACCGTCCGTTTCCATGTTCTCCCCGGTGGCGGCTTTGCTGTAACGGCTGCCAGCCGCCCTAGCCGGGACTGCGGCCGGAGCTTCTCCCCGGAGACTTATTTCTTAGGCTGTAAAATACTTGCCCTGAACAGTGACTCTGCCTTCCTCAGGTGACCGTCCGTGACGCATTGAACCAGGCATTAGACGAGGAGCTGGAGAGGGATGAGCGAGTGTTTTTGCTGGGAGAGGAAGTTGCCCAGTATGATGGTGCATACAAGGTGAGTAGACTCCCTTAAGTTAATAAACGTAACTAACATTTGGAAATACAGTTTTAGCAACCCAGTTTTTCTTTGCTAATTGCAGATTAGCAGAGGTCTCTGGAAGAAATATGGAGACAAGAGAATAATAGATACTCCTATATCAGAGGTATGAAtaaattagaatttttttaatctctccccacccacccacccacccccatctttTGGAAGTCATGCTCATCCttagtttctttttctttttaagatggGCTTTACAGGAATCGCTGTAGGTGCTGCTATGGTAAGTAACTTCTGACTTTTTGAAGTCTGATCAGCTTTCGCTTGGTTTGTTTAATTTAACAGAAAAATGTTAAATGCAAAATATCTTGCTATTATGATAGCTATATTAGTAGTTAACACTagtttaaccatcttaatttaaaaggCTGGACTGAGGCCCATTTGTGAATTCATGACCTTCAACTTCTCCATGCAAGCAATTGATCAAGTTATAAATTCTGCTAGCAAGACACTTTACATGTCTGCAGGCATGATGCCTGTCCCAGTTGTCTTCAGAGGTCCCAATggtgcctcagctggagtaggaGCACAACATTCACAGTGCTTTGCTGCTTGGTATGGGCATTGTCCTGGACTGAAAGTAGTCAGCCCTTGGAGTTCAGAGGATGCTAAAGGTCTGCTTAAAGCATCAGTTCGGGATGACAATCCAGGTGACTAACTTTTTATAAATACCATGGTCTAATGATTAAGTGCCAGATGCTTAACTTACTCTCCAATTAGTctctgaaatgttttttaaaagcaaatttaaCTATTACATTAACGCCTAGGCTGTTCAAAATCAGCTTTATTGCAAAGATTCTCCATGCCCTTATAAGAGCAATTAGGGTCTTTCTGCACACTTTTCCTAGTGTGGTATCTGCAGCTGACTTCATGGCAAGTTATATGATCAGTTTGTGCCTTTCCCAGCTCAGCTTCAAtagtctggttttttttttttttttttttttggtgaagtTCTTAACCACGTACTGAAGTTGACCTGTCCCAGAAAAACAAACTTCATACACAGGTTTCTAACTCGTCTAGTTATAAATGATTAGTTATTAACTCAGTAGTGCTGTCTTGTTGAGTCTACATTTATAGAGTAGAAAAGTCAAAGTTACTCTATCCGTTAACCATCCCACACAAATCACTGTAGTATTGGGCACCTTTGATGcattgattatttttattttttttaaagactgacACCATAACAATGAACTTGGGAATTTTAAGGGGGCATGCTGCTCCATACAGTGTCTTTAATGCTAGCAGGCACACATGACTATGCACCTGTCACTTGGTGGtgattctcctcctcttcccagagggagaagcatgtgcagtggagtgtcttgttttggtaccAAGTCTTTAATATATAAATACCTATTACTATGTGTTTTAGATTAGAAAAAGCaaagtcaaagaaatgtgcctggCACTTGAAGCAGAAAGTGGTAAGGCTTGTGATAGAttttagttcctgggggagttcattccacagtgtTGAACAGAACTTTCTCAGGAGGTCAGTCTCCTATACCAATGTGCTTATTAACTACTATTGTTGAGAGTTCCATTATGCCaaagttctctttttaaaatcttcctAAAGCATGATGTGACTCTTTTTTGCAGACTTCCAGGAACTTAAAGGGAGAAATCTTAAACTCCTGGCCCTCGTTCCTCTTGTTTGAATTCAGTTTAGAGTGAGAATAGGGAGATCCAGATGTTTAATTTCTGTAGTGACCAAGTAGGAAAAGGAGAATTGATACAGTATTGCCCTATTAAGGAACCGGCCTCGTGCATCCTTCCCCACATGGataatgggactgctcatgggAAAGGTGGTTGGATCAGGTCTTAAGGCTTCTGCCTACCACTGAATATCTCAAATCACCAAACTTAAATGCtcatggttaattttttttaccaTGTTAACAAACAGGATCATTTAGTCAAACTTACTAGCTGCTCAAGTTAACTGAGTAATTGTTCATACTGATACAAACGTGCTACCTAAACTATGGTTTTATTGCATTTGTTTGCCCTCTTGTAACGAAGAGTTAAGCATAATGGAGCCCCCTAACACGTTTGGAATCTGGGGGAAGGGTAGAGTAGGGAGGAGATGCAGGAGGATACCGGATAATACTTTCATCTGGAGAAGTGCATCAGACTAACCAAAGTAAGCACTTGATGTGTTTTCAGTTGTGATGCTGGAAAATGAGTTGATATACGGAGTCCCCTTTGAAATGTCAGAAGAAGCTCAGTCAAAGGACTTTCTTGTTCCTATTGGAAAAGCCAAAATAGAAAGGCAAGGTAAGTTTGGAATACTCTTAACACTTCACATAATCTGCTCCTCAAATTCTCCTCCTCTCTTAGGTCACTTGAATTGAATAATGTATTTCATATACAAAACACTCCCTTCTTGTGGAATAGGAAAATATTTGAAGGGACAGAACTCTGGAAGTTGAGTTTGTTTGGACTTTAACATACTATACTAACCTTCTGTAAACAAAACATCACTTGATTCCATCCTTTTGGCCACAAAGTATCTCGGTCATTAGAAACAAGGTGCATTTCTGGATCAAGACTGGAATGAGCCAGGTAATAGGCCTATGTGCTGAGTGAAATCTGTCACATTTCACTTCCTTCCTTGTATTCAGACGACTGCTCTTGTTTAGATTCTTAGTGATCTTTGATGTGCTGAACAAACCTGCAGTGGTTCAAATTTCTTATTATACATAAATTTGTTGGCAATGAAAACTTCATAGCCATATCTTGGCAAGTTAATGCTACTCATTCTGCTTGTAGGGTACAAGTGTCGGACACCTCAAATACGCAAACTCAGGATGAGTTCAGTTGTTGAATTTCAGGCTATTCCTAATGTATAAATCTGTTACTTTTGAATAGACTAAAAAAGTCCagttaaatcaatgttcagtCCTTTATGTACTTACTATTTCAAAGCTGGACTATGTTCTCTCGAGCTCTCTTTAAGGCTACTTGTAGCTACTGAGGGTGTGGGAGGAAGATCTGACTTCTGTAGTTAACTCTTATGTAACTTGATCCATCACCAGCTTCTGTGTTTCAGGAACCCATGTTACTTTAGTGTCACACTCCAGATCTGTTGGACACTGTCTGGAAGCAGCTGCTGTACTTGTCAAAGAAGGTGTGGAGTGCGAGGTGTGTTATGGGAGGATTCTAGTCCCTGGTGAAGAAATTCCTTGCTCTTTAAAAGCAAATTAAGGCCCTGCAAAACTAAGCCCAGTAAACTGTTTGCACTTTAAAGTCCTCTCTCATCGCTGATTTAAACAACAATGGAGACAAATGTTCCTTTCATGTATCTGCCATCCCCTGGCTTCCCAtcatagagctgggcaaaatttaatGCCATGGATGCAAGTCAAAACCACAAGCACAAGGGAagcttgtgtgtgagagagacgtTTACGCATAGCAGTGCTGCAGCTAGGCAGGATGATGTTTAGTGGGATTCCTAAGGGGTGACCAGGGATTTGTGTGGggtttatttttaattgattCAGTTAAATTAAAGGCTGTGTAGACACTCAAATCAGTATAAGCCTGGCTTATATTGACCTAGCTTGTCAGGAACAGGCTATAAGTCATAAGTGATATGGGTCAAGTCTATATTGAGTCTAATGTCCAGCCTTTTCACTCATTTAAATTTGGTTTTAAAATCAATTAGTTAAGGTAAACTGATGTGCTCTTTGTATGTTGACAAGGCCTGACTCAGGCCTTCACATTTTAAACTACGTAGAGGCAGTGAAAGGTCTAGTGTTTGCCTTGATCCAAGGAGGCTTAATGCAGAAAAACAAGTGAATGTGTGTGCAATGCTAATTGCATACACCTATATATTGAGGGAGGGGTGACTAGAAAGTCAGACTTCTGCCATGCTGGAGGGTGAGATGGGAGTCTGTAGCATGATATGGCTAAAATTAGTCATCTACATGCAGGTAGAAGCATCCTGTCCCAGGACAAAGTGAGTAGTTTCTCTTTGGACTGGGGGTGTGACTACAGCTGAAATACAGAATTTAGGTACCTCTGCAGAGGAAAGATGGCTAAAATAACAGATGCAGAATACACCCAGTTGGAGGAGATGCTCTAGATCTCTTGAAGTGTTGATTTTCTTTAGTCACTTATCCTCTCAAGGACTAAACCAAGAAAAGTACTAAGGTGAAGTTAACCACTTATGCAATTATAGATAGGCTTAAAGGACctcttgcaaaaacaaaacacttaatACTCTCTCTAAGGTGATAAACCTCCGTACCATTAGACCAATGGATGTGGAAAGTATAGAAGCCAGTGTTGTGAAGACAAACCATCTTATAACAGTGGAAGGAGGCTGGCCCCAATTTGGAGTAGGAGCTGAAATTTGTGCTAGGATCATGGAAGGTATGTCAGAATAGCTTCTGTAGCTTATTTAACTGTCTGTTTCCAAAGTTAGCTCACTAACTTTAAACATAGGGCTTCCATGGTACAGTAGCTGTCAAGACaacttttttttgagggggg containing:
- the PDHB gene encoding pyruvate dehydrogenase E1 component subunit beta, mitochondrial isoform X1, whose translation is MAAAVGALRRLVRCGPQQVGPGRLPPPAPLSAGSALTPVPVSPQGLGRLLLQLRRGIHGSAPAAVQVTVRDALNQALDEELERDERVFLLGEEVAQYDGAYKISRGLWKKYGDKRIIDTPISEMGFTGIAVGAAMAGLRPICEFMTFNFSMQAIDQVINSASKTLYMSAGMMPVPVVFRGPNGASAGVGAQHSQCFAAWYGHCPGLKVVSPWSSEDAKGLLKASVRDDNPVVMLENELIYGVPFEMSEEAQSKDFLVPIGKAKIERQGTHVTLVSHSRSVGHCLEAAAVLVKEGVECEVINLRTIRPMDVESIEASVVKTNHLITVEGGWPQFGVGAEICARIMEGPAFNYLDAPAVRLTGADVPMPYAKILEENCLPQVKDIIFAVKKILNI
- the PDHB gene encoding pyruvate dehydrogenase E1 component subunit beta, mitochondrial isoform X2 is translated as MAAAVGALRRLVRCGPQQGLGRLLLQLRRGIHGSAPAAVQVTVRDALNQALDEELERDERVFLLGEEVAQYDGAYKISRGLWKKYGDKRIIDTPISEMGFTGIAVGAAMAGLRPICEFMTFNFSMQAIDQVINSASKTLYMSAGMMPVPVVFRGPNGASAGVGAQHSQCFAAWYGHCPGLKVVSPWSSEDAKGLLKASVRDDNPVVMLENELIYGVPFEMSEEAQSKDFLVPIGKAKIERQGTHVTLVSHSRSVGHCLEAAAVLVKEGVECEVINLRTIRPMDVESIEASVVKTNHLITVEGGWPQFGVGAEICARIMEGPAFNYLDAPAVRLTGADVPMPYAKILEENCLPQVKDIIFAVKKILNI